From the Endozoicomonas sp. Mp262 genome, the window GTGGCCTCAACCAACAATCAGACAACACCATCCAATCCCAGGCTTGCCGCTCTGCAAGGACTGGAAAAAATGAAAGCATTATATGACCTGGGGCTGGTGCAGGGCGTACTGCCTCCACAGGAAAGACCTGATCTTGCAACATTAAGAAAACTCGGGTTCACCGGAAACGATACCCAGGTTCTCAACAAGGCAGCAAAACAAGTTCCCGAAATTCTGGCTGCCTGCTGTTCTGCATCCAGCATGTGGACTGCCAATGCTGCCACCGTTTCACCCAGCTCGGATACAGGGGATGGCAGGGTTCATTTTACGCCAGCCAATCTGGTGAATAAATTTCACCGCTCCATTGAAAGTCTATTTACCGGTAAGGTGTTAAAAAAAGTGTTTCCGGATGAACAACACTTCTGCCATCATTCACCTCTTCCCGGTGTTAGCCAGTTTGGAGATGAAGGCGCTGCCAATCACACCCGCTTTTGTAAAAGCTACGGTGAGGCTGGGGTAGAACTCTTTGTATATGGAGCCTCTGGTTTCAACCATCCTAAGAGCCAGTGTCAACCCAAACACTTTCCTGCCCGTCAGACCAGGGAGGCCTCAGAGGCCATTGTTCGTAACCATTTACTGCAAAAGGGTCAAGTGGTCTACGCCCAACAAAACCCTGATGTTATTGACCAGGGGGTCTTTCATAATGACGTTATTGCAGTAGGCAACAAAAATATTCTTTTTTGTCATGAAAAATCTTTTCTGAACCAGCACGCTGTTTACCAACAAATAAAAAAAGCCTTTAACACAAAGGACTTTACGATTATTGAAGTTCCAGATAACCGAATCACTGTGAAACAGGCTGTAAATAGCTACCTTTTTAATAGCCAGCTGGTGTCTACGCCTGACAAAGAAATTCTTATTGTTCCATCCGAGTGTGAAGAGCATTCAGATGTTTCCTTATTTCTTGGAGAGCTGGTGAATGGCAATATGCCTATTTCAGAGGTGCTGCCTTTTGATTTACGGCAAAGTATGAAAAATGGAGGAGGGCCAGCCTGCTTAAGGCTAAGGGTTGTTTTATCAAAAAGTGAGCTGGATTGTGTCAATCAATCCTGCTTGTTTTCTAGCCCTCTATTTAAAACATTGCAAAACTGGATAAACAAACACTATAGAGATAAATTATCTACACAAGATTTATCAGACCCCTTATTACTGGATGAATCA encodes:
- the astB gene encoding N-succinylarginine dihydrolase, with the translated sequence MKATEANFDGLVGPTHNYAGLSYGNVASTNNQTTPSNPRLAALQGLEKMKALYDLGLVQGVLPPQERPDLATLRKLGFTGNDTQVLNKAAKQVPEILAACCSASSMWTANAATVSPSSDTGDGRVHFTPANLVNKFHRSIESLFTGKVLKKVFPDEQHFCHHSPLPGVSQFGDEGAANHTRFCKSYGEAGVELFVYGASGFNHPKSQCQPKHFPARQTREASEAIVRNHLLQKGQVVYAQQNPDVIDQGVFHNDVIAVGNKNILFCHEKSFLNQHAVYQQIKKAFNTKDFTIIEVPDNRITVKQAVNSYLFNSQLVSTPDKEILIVPSECEEHSDVSLFLGELVNGNMPISEVLPFDLRQSMKNGGGPACLRLRVVLSKSELDCVNQSCLFSSPLFKTLQNWINKHYRDKLSTQDLSDPLLLDESRNALDSLSRILGLGNIYHFQE